A window from Fragaria vesca subsp. vesca linkage group LG5, FraVesHawaii_1.0, whole genome shotgun sequence encodes these proteins:
- the LOC101299013 gene encoding uncharacterized protein LOC101299013, with amino-acid sequence MVSFQAQPLSPNQKRSITDDSENSCKKRKWDDPFPFLELDKRSKPAADQIRPKSFFDVELHLETPLPLEWQRCLDIQSGQIHFYNTRTQMKTSRDPRRSTTPEPPSTNHHMSLDLELNLRCDSQPHHPEISPNSFRALFKNNSSRLGLELDHDQEMVATVCMRCHMLVMLCKSSPACPNCKYMHTPDQSPSTPFKPMSQGHVASSCPSKIKAAWY; translated from the exons ATGGTGTCTTTTCAAGCTCAGCCCCTTTCACCAAACCAGAAGAGATCAATCACAGACGACTCTGAGAATTCATGCAAGAAGAGAAAGTGGGATGACCCTTTTCCTTTTTTGGAACTCGACAAGCGTTCGAAACCAGCAGCTGATCAGATCAGACCAAAGTCCTTCTTTGATGTTGAGCTCCACCTCGAGACTCCATTGCCTTTGGAGTGGCAACGATGCCTTGATATTCAG TCGGGCCAGATACACTTTTACAACACAAGAACACAGATGAAGACTTCAAGGGATCCAAGGAGGAGTACTACTCCTGAGCCACCAAGCACTAATCATCACATGAGCTTAGACCTTGAGCTCAACCTGAGATGCGACTCCCAGCCCCATCATCCAGAGATTTCACCAAACAGCTTCAGGGCACTTTTCAAGAACAACTCATCAAGGCTGGGGCTTGAACTTGATCATGACCAAGAGATGGTGGCAACTGTGTGCATGAGGTGCCACATGTTGGTCATGCTGTGCAAGTCTTCACCTGCTTGCCCAAATTGCAAGTATATGCACACACCTGATCAGAGCCCCTCAACCCCATTCAAGCCAATGAGTCAAGGTCACGTAGCTTCATCATGTCCTAGTAAGATCAAAGCAGCCTGGTATTAA
- the LOC101299308 gene encoding carbon catabolite repressor protein 4 homolog 1-like, which yields MDPHPNPNAGSSSTSNPVMGSSPASNPGVGSSDPSRYSLRVQMGTKREVEPVFGCRITPTARLINPNAITEVPPEHKFNFKWYRKYELNANKDNIRCSVHPDKVATLVCVECVKLKLPAKGSYHCTAVCYRDKWQNHRKLHLSAKVASPNNQPADKDEIYSWPQYNDGLRCALQELDHWVEMCSSMSYTPTEEDLGSRLMLVTTAVDSNNQVLCPNNTIETVPVRYAQGQKPRCILECQQKSGDSHIRSKLQAHSSGGVKISVLSYNVLADIYAHDGQYSELPAKWSLTWEYRQQNLLDEIIEYDADILCLQEVLSTHLEKFFTPELEKLGYSGIYKKKSGDRAFDSSILRVIGELQPIVREGKDAAFQRLKQHESDSSLRRVLEAFEALQPQERDEAFQRLKKPNVALVVILEKLESEGTCEGIQPRICVANTHIYSDPWFPDVKLFQVVDLITGLDKIAETKIPMLVCGDFNSVPLSAPHQFITTRKLGKLPDYDPYRISQHLKPDHSLPLKSAYASFYNSDGVEEKQCRKFCSESGEPMFTHSTKRFQGTLDYIFYTEDSLILDGVLELLDHDDLGAGIPSPSWSSDHIALMESDIDGEI from the exons CTGTTATGGGTTCTTCTCCTGCTTCAAACCCTGGTGTGGGTTCTTCTGATCCTTCAAGATACAGTCTCCGAGTGCAAATGGGCACCAAACGTGAAGTTGAACCAGTCTTTGGCTGCAGAATCACCCCTACAGCTCGTTTGATCAACCCTAATGCCATCACTGAAGTACCCCCCGAGCACAAGTTCAATTTCAAGTG GTATCGGAAGTATGAGTTAAACGCAAACAAAGACAATATCAGGTGCAGTGTCCACCCTGATAAGGTGGCTACTCTCGTGTGTGTTGAATGTGTCAAACTGAAGCTACCTGCCAAGGGAAGTTACCATTGCACGGCCGTTTGTTACCGGGACAAATGGCAGAACCACAGGAAGTTGCATCTTTCCGCTAAAGTTGCATCTCCTAATAATCAACCAGCGGACAAAGATGAGATTTATAGCTGGCCTCAGTATAATGATGGGTTGAGGTGTGCTCTTCAAGAGCTGGACCATTGGGTTGAGATGTGCTCTTCAATGTCTTACACACCCACAGAGGAAGACCTTGGCAGCAGATTGATGCTGGTAACTACAGCTGTTGATTCAAATAATCAGGTTTTGTGCCCGAACAATACCATCGAGACAGTTCCTGTTCGGTACGCTCAAGGTCAGAAACCTCGCTGCATACTTGAGTGTCAGCAGAAATCTGGGGACTCTCATATTCGCTCCAAACTCCAAGCACACTCTTCCGGCGGTGTAAAAATTAGTGTGCTATCATATAATGTTCTTGCTGATATTTACGCTCATGATGGTCAATACTCTGAATTGCCAGCAAAATGGTCTTTAACTTGGGAATATCGTCAGCAGAATTTACTAGATGAGATCATTGAATATGATGCAGACATCCTCTGTCTTCAAGAG GTACTAAGTACTCATCTCGAGAAATTCTTCACACCTGAGTTGGAAAAATTAGGATACTCTGGCATATACAAGAAGAAAAGTGGAGAC CGTGCATTTGATAGCTCTATACTGAGAGTGATTGGAGAATTACAGCCAATAGTAAGGGAAGGGAAAGATGCAGCTTTTCAAAGGCTGAAGCAG CATGAGTCTGATAGCTCTTTACGGAGAGTTTTGGAAGCATTTGAAGCATTGCAACCTCAAGAGAGAGATGAAGCTTTTCAAAGGCTGAAGAAG CCCAATGTTGCACTTGTTGTTATATTGGAAAAACTGGAAAGTGAGGGCACTTGCGAGGGCATTCAACCTAGAATCTGTGTG GCAAATACCCACATATATTCAGATCCATGGTTCCCAGATGTCAAGTTGTTTCAG GTTGTGGACCTGATTACTGGACTGGACAAAATTGCCGAGACGAAAATTCCTATGTTGGTTTGTGGAGATTTCAACTCTGTTCCTCTGAG TGCGCCTCATCAGTTCATAACTACTCGCAAACTTGGCAAACTTCCTGATTATGATCCATATAGAATAAGTCAGCATCTAAAGCCTGACCATTCATTGCCTCTG AAAAGTGCATATGCATCTTTTTATAACTCGGATGGTGTCGAGGAGAAACAGTGTAGAAAGTTCTGTTCTGAAAGCGGGGAGCCTATGTTCACACACTCGACAAAACGTTTCCAAGGAACCCTAGATTACATATTCTATACAG AGGATAGTTTGATACTTGATGGTGTGTTGGAGCTACTTGACCATGATGACTTGGGTGCTGGAATTCCATCTCCTAGTTGGTCATCAGATCATATTGCCCTCATG GAAAGCGATATAGATGGAGAGATCTGA